GTCTTGTTGCCCTTGCCGGTCACTTCCAGCCACCAGCGCTCGATGCCCTGGGTGTCGCGCCGGCAGAAGAACGCCCCCATTGTCGTGCCGGTGACCTCCGCCGCGCGCAAACCCCCCAGGTAGAGCACGGTCAGCAGCCAGCGACAGCGCGCCGCATGCAGGCGTTCGCGCTCGGTGGCGGTGTCGGCGGTCCCCGGCATCGCCTCGATGGTGGCCTTGACCACGTCCCACAGTTCGTGACTGAGGTAGCGCTTGATGCGCGGGCGGGTCGGCGCGCGCCGCCGGCGCGCGAGCGCCAGCGGATTGCCGGCGAGGTAGCTGGCCTCGGTCAGCCAGGCGAACAGCGCGTTCAGGATCACCAGTGCCTGACGAATGCTGCGGGGCGCCAGCGGTCCGGCAAACGGCCGCCAGTCCGGATGACTGCGCGCGAGTTTTTTGCTGCCGGCCAGCACCCAGCGCGCGGCCGGTTGCGGGTCGGCGAGGAAGCGCTCATACGCGAGCAGGTCCTCGTGCGTCAGCGACGACAGTGGCTTGCCCAATTGCAGTACCGACCACAGGATCAAGCGCTCGACCTCGCGCCGGTAGGCGGTCAGCGTCGCCGCGCTGTCGGCATAGCGCGCGAGCC
The Cupriavidus taiwanensis genome window above contains:
- a CDS encoding tyrosine-type recombinase/integrase — its product is MELLPLPPSDGPAAPLPTALPIPLERLRLPPALSGAAGSNRAPDRATGIAAGDDLAAVTAWLARYADSAATLTAYRREVERLILWSVLQLGKPLSSLTHEDLLAYERFLADPQPAARWVLAGSKKLARSHPDWRPFAGPLAPRSIRQALVILNALFAWLTEASYLAGNPLALARRRRAPTRPRIKRYLSHELWDVVKATIEAMPGTADTATERERLHAARCRWLLTVLYLGGLRAAEVTGTTMGAFFCRRDTQGIERWWLEVTGKGNKTRLVPATDELIAELARYRRAHGLAPTPQPGETRPLLLPVIGQENRERGLSRSALHLILKEVFGLAAASLRARGPEWAAQADVLASASAHWLRHTAGSHMTDRQVDLRYVRDNFGHASISTTSGYLHSEDDARHEATQVRHRIGWTSKT